The following coding sequences are from one Phalacrocorax carbo chromosome 13, bPhaCar2.1, whole genome shotgun sequence window:
- the NEUROG3 gene encoding neurogenin-3 yields the protein MAPQSDRSPGEGQPYFGGAEDGPPAAGGGSAGSRGASPTRTALAPREAAARRKGKARRGRGKARSEGLLSKQKRSRRMKANDRERNRMHHLNSALDALRSVLPTFPDDAKLTKIETLRFAHNYIWALTQSLRLAEQGLPEPPPPPPPPAAAAAASPGPWNSPCPAAPPPAALRRGPAAFPAFL from the coding sequence ATGGCCCCGCAGAGCGACCGCTCGCCGGGCGAAGGGCAGCCCTATTTCGGTGGCGCCGAGGACGGTCCCCCCGCGGCCGGCGGAGGCTCcgcgggcagccggggggcgtCGCCGACCCGCACCGCCCTGGCcccgcgggaggcggcggcccgCAGGAAGGGGaaggcgcggcggggccgcggcaaGGCGCGGAGCGAGGGGCTGCTCAGCAAGCAGAAGAGGAGCCGGCGCATGAAGGCCAACGACCGGGAGAGGAACCGCATGCACCACCTCAACTCCGCCCTGGACGCGCTCCGCAGCGTCCTGCCCACCTTCCCCGACGACGCCAAGCTCACCAAGATCGAGACGCTCCGCTTCGCCCACAACTACATCTGGGCCCTCACCCAGAGTCTCCGCCTGGCCGAGCAGGGTCtgcccgagcccccccccccgccgccgccccccgcggccgccgccgccgcctcccccgggCCCTGGAACTctccctgccccgccgccccgccgcccgccgccctccgccgcggccccgccgccttcCCCGCCTTCCTCTAA
- the TSPAN15 gene encoding tetraspanin-15 produces MAAGDAERVRYCGRLSYLCLKLSLIIYSTTFWVIGALVLAVGIYAEVERQKYKTLESAFLAPAIILILLGIIMFLVSFVGVLASLRDNLCLLQAFMYILGICLLIELTGGVVALIFRNQTINFLNDNIRRGIENYYDDLDFKNIMDSVQKQFKCCGGEDYKDWSQNVYHNCAAPGPLACGVPYTCCVTNKTDIINTMCGYKTIDKERLSVQHVIYVRGCTNAVLIWFLDNYSIMAGVLLGILLPQFLGVLLSLLYITRVEDIITEHKLSERLFEDAQERCAPEFAGAGCCMCYPG; encoded by the exons ATGGCGGCGGGGGACGCGGAGCGAGTGCGGTACTGCGGGCGGCTCTCCTACCTCTGCCTCAAGCTCAGCCTCATCATCTACTCCACCACCTTCTGG GTGATCGGAGCCCTTGTCCTCGCGGTTGGGATTTATGCCGAAGTTGAAAGACAGAAGTACAAAACTCTAGAAAGTGCCTTTCTAGCCCcagcaattattttaatacttttggGCATTATAATGTTCCTTGTATCTTTTGTGGGTGTACTGGCTTCTTTAAGAGACAATTTATGCCTTCTTCAAGCA TTCATGTACATTCTTGGTATCTGCTTGCTGATTGAGCTGACGGGTGGAGTGGTGGCCCTGATCTTCAGAAACCAG ACAATCAACTTTTTGAATGATAATATAAGGAGAGGAATTGAGAATTACTATGATGATTTAGACTTCAAGAACATCATGGATTCTGTTCAAAAGcag tttaagtGCTGCGGTGGGGAAGATTATAAGGACTGGTCACAAAACGTGTACCACAACTGTGCGGCGCCGGGACCGCTAGCCTGCGGGGTGCCCTACACTTGCTGTGTCACAAATAAG acagaCATTATCAACACTATGTGTGGATACAAAACCATTGACAAAGAG CGCTTGAGTGTTCAGCATGTTATATATGTCCGTGGGTGCACAAATGCAGTGCTTATTTGGTTTTTGGACAACTACAGCATCATGGCCGGCGTGCTGCTCGGCATATTGCTACCCCAG TTCCTGGGAGTGTTGCTATCCTTGCTTTACATCACTCGGGTGGAAGATATCATCACAGAGCACAAGCTGAGTGAAAGACTGTTTGAAGACGCGCAGGAGAGATGTGCCCCCGAGTTTGCTGGAGCCGGCTGCTGCATGTGTTACCCGGGGTGA